ACATGGTTAGTTGTGGATATTTTCTGTGTAATGAATCTTATGAAGTACGGAATGATGGAAATCGTCCTCCGCTTTTCTTCTATATTATAACCGGAGAACTTAAGCTGGACTATCAGGACAAACATTACTGTGCCGGTTCCAATGACATTGTTTTATTAAACTGTTATCGCCCTCAAAGCTATTATTGTACTTCTGACTGTGAATTTTTATTTTTCCATTTTGATGGCAATACTGCTCCAGAACTAACAGATCATCTGATTGACACCAATGGCGGACCAATCTTTCATCTAAACAATGCTTCTACTGTCTATGAAAGGATCAACAAGCCTGTTATGAATTTATGTTATCAGGAACAAGTTTCTGATGCGGCCTTATCTTCCCTTGTCTATTCTACATTATGCCTGATTCAGGAAAACAGTTTGTTAAGCTCTGCTTTTCGTAGTTATTCTGATCCTGTAACAAAAGTTATCAACTATATCGATAAAAATATCAATCAACATTTTACTCTAAAAGAATTGTCCAACTATGTAAACTTAAGCCCTTATCATTTTTCACGGATATTCAAAAAGGAAACCGGATACTCCCCTTTAGAATATGTATCCGTTACAAAAATCAATTTTGCAAAACTGGCTCTCCGAACATCAGATATTGCTATTTCCGAATTAGCAATTTCTCTCGGCTATAGCTCCTCATCCAGTTTTATCAATGCTTTCAAAGCCCAACGCGGTGTCTCTCCAAACCGTTATCGCAATGAATATTACGCAAATGTATCTGCAAACCAAACTTATTAAAATAACAAAAGGGAGGCCAAAATCTTTTTCAGCCTCCCTTGTTTTTCTCTATCTCTTTTATAGATTCTTCAAGCAAATCCTACTTCAAATCCAACACAACCGGTACAGATCTGTATCCAATTCCCATTCTATCGATTCCCATATCAATCAATTTCAGGAAATGCTCTCTTGTACGAATACATCCGCTACCTTTGATCTTACAGGTATCACCGACTTCGTCCATAATCACCTGGATAATCTCCGGTGTTGCACCATGTGATTCATAACCTGTCAAGAATCCGGTACTGGTCTTTACAAAATCAACGCCTGCATCCATACAACATTTGCAACCAAGTTTTACCTGATCTATATTTAATGCATCTGTTTCCAAAATAACTTTTAATTCTCTTCCATATTTATGAGCGGCTGCTACACACGCTTTCAAATCTTCGACAATTTCTTCCACCTTACCGGAACGCAGTTTTCCATAGTTAATTACAATATCTACTTCCTTTACCGTATCATATTTTGCAACAGTTTCAATCTGCTGTACTCTAGATTCCGTCGAGCTGGTTCCAAATGGGAAATCTGTCACCGGACAAAGCATTGTCTCAGATCCTTTTACATATGGTTCACAAAGTTCCATATATCCTGGATTGATGCAGATTGTTGCACATCCCAGTTTTACGCCATCTTTTGTCAAATCTATAATCTCTTCCTCTGTAAACTCCGGTTTTAATACAGAATAATCGATATAAGATGCCAACTCTTTCACTGTCATGTCTGCTGCTTTCTTTTCTGGTTTCTTCATGATATTCTTCTCCTTTTTCTACTATTATATAAAGTCATAGTCTTTTACCTTTTCTCCCGGTTTGACTATGCTATTTTAAGAGACTGTGAATCGGATTTTTCCTGTCACAGTCTCTTTGTTCCCCAATTAGTTACTCTTCGACCACAACCCATTTTTCTTCTGCTGCCGATTTCACAATTGCTTTGCACAATGCCAGTTCTCTATATCCATCTTCAAATTTTGGATAATATACATCACTATCTTTTCCTGCCTCAATTGCCTCATAGATCTTACGGATCGTCTGTTTGGATGCGTCTGCAAATCCTTCTGTATGTCCACCCGGATAACTGTTATATTCTACAACATTCGGATACATTAAAGATGGATCTTTCATCATGATCTCATTGTTCCCATCTCTGTGACCAATCCAGATCTGATTCGGTTCCTCACTGTCAAATACTACGGAACACTTACTTCCGTAAATTTCAAAATACATCCTGTTTTTGCGTCCTGCTGCAACCTGATTGACTGTAAAAGAACCATGCGCTCCATTATCAAATTTAATCAACACTGTTGCATAATCTTCTGTGTCAATCGGAACTTCTTCATAATCACTTGGCTGAAGCACTTTTCCAGAATAAGTTTCAACCGGCTTCAATGGTTTCTTTCTGATCTTATAGAATGTTTCAAAATCAGCACATACTTTTTCTGTTTTTAAACCAGTAATACTTTCTACCGTATCGAACCAGTGTGTACCGATATCAGCAATCGCACGTGACTCTCCACTAAACTGTTTTTCCAGTCTCCAACTATAATCTGTATCTTTAAATAACCAATCCTGCTGATAAGAACCATTGACAGCGAAAATTGTTCCCAAATCACCTCTCGCAATCATTTCCCGGATCTGCTGTACCAGTGGATAGGTACGGCAATTCAAATGCATTGCACAGATCACATCATGTTCTTTTGCCAACTCTACCAATTCTTTTCCTTCTTCTACATTCATTGCAAGCGGCTTTTCACAAACCACATGTTTTCCTGCCAAAATTCCTTCTTTTGCGATCTGGTAGTGTAAATGATTCGGAGTACAGATATGAATTACTTCCACATCCGGATCTGCGATTAGTTCCTTATAATCTCCGTATGCACGTTCAATTCCCAAACTGTCCGCTTTGGCTCTTGCCAGTTCTTCATTGATCTCAGACAACGCGATCACTTCTGTATTCGGCTGTCTTCTGATCGCTTCTACATGGACCGGTCCGATAAATCCTGTTCCGATCACACCAACTTTAATTTTTTTCATATGCCTTCACTCCTATGCTTCCAATTTATTTTCGCTCCAGTTCTCTATAAACTGTTGCAATTCCTGATATGTAGCACTTCTTGCTTCTCTGACATAAAATCCAGAATTTGCTGTTCCCATCAAAAGAGATTCTTCCAGATCAAATCCCAACATCCTGCCCAGGATGAAGCCTGCATTAAAATTATCTCCCGCTCCGGTTGTCAGCTTCGGCTTCTCACAATATGGTCCCTGTACAGATGCTTTCTCTTTTCTTGAACAACCGCTTGCTTCTTTTACCGGGTGGATCACGATCTCTGATATCTGAATCTGCCCTTTCAGAAATTCTGCCACTTCCAGAACATTTTCAAAATCTTCTTTTGATTTTCCATACAACTCGGCAATCTCATAAGATTCCTTTTCATTCAATCCCAAAATTGTCTCAAAAGTATCATCAAACGTTTTCAGACATTCCAACGCTTCTAAAATATCTTCCTTCATTCGCTTTTCCGGATCTGCAAGATCAATAAATAACACTTTTCGTTCCTGCTTTTTCAGATTTGGAACAATCTCGCGAATAATATGTTTCCAAATTTCTGTCGTGTTCAGCAACATCGTCCAGTTCTCAAACCCGATCAGATCACTTTCTTCGATCAATTCTGCAAACTTCTTGATTCCAACCTTTTCTACAATCGTTTCCCAACTAACTTCTTTCAAAGTCTCCAGTTTTCCGCTGATAATCTTTCCATCCAGAAATTCAATAGCATCTGTAAATCCCGGATCAGAAATCGAGATTGCATGAACATTTTCTGTAAATTCATGAAATACCGGATGAACGTTTTCTTTCCCCAATGATCCGATATAATTCATCTTACATCCATGACGAGCCAGCGAATTTGCCATGATCGGACCATTTCCTCCAAGTTTTGTCTGCACCGGAACCATTTCCACATTCAGACTTAATCCAGCAGCTTTACAGATCTTTTTCCCGTAATCTTCCATATAATTCACACGTTCAAAATGTTCTGCATCATATCTCTTATCCACCACATGAAGCACCTGATCTACAAAACCATCAAACCCCATCAAAATTTTTATCTGTTTCGGATCTCTGTCCTTCATTTTTTTTGCAACTGTCTGTAATAACTTCTTGTTTTCCATAGGTGTTCCTCTTATCTGACAAACTGATTCATATATGCTTTTGATAAAAGAATGGAATCCAGTCTGTCTTGCAAAGTGTCTTCGTATGCCCTATCTTCTACTTCTATAACGACTGCGCCCTTATATCTGATATCATTTAACGCTGCAATCACTTCACTCCAGTTAATATCTCCCTGTCCTGGAAGCTTCGGTGCATGATAATCAAGCGGCGGTGCAAACATTCCAACCTCATCATATTTTTCCTGATAAAATTTTGCATCTTTAATATGGATATGGAACATCTTCTCTTTAAAATCAAGAATGGGTTTCACATAATTCATTCTCTGCCATACGAGATGAGACGGATCATAATTCAAACCGAAATTCTCGCTCTTAATTGCATCAAACATTTTTCTCCAAAATGCAGGACTGCATGCCAGGTTATCACCAGACGGCCACTCATCTCTGAAATACATCGGGCAGTTTTCAATACCAATTTTCACCTTGTGTTTCTCCGCAAATGCAATGATATCCGGCCAGACGCTCATAAACTCTTCCCAGTTCTTTTCCGGTGTTGCGGTTCTGTTCTTTCCAATAAAAGTATTTACAACCGGTACCCCCAGTTTCTCTGCCCCTTTGATACATTCTTTGATATGAGTGATGGATACTTCCCTCACCTCAGGATCAGAAGATAATGGATTCGGATAATATCCAATACCGCTGATTGTTACATTTCGATCTTCTGTATATTTTTTAATGTAAGCGACCTTTTCATCGTCCAGATTTGCTACATCGATATGAGTAACCCCTGCATATCTTCTAGCTGCTTTTCCATACGGCCAACAAGCAAGTTCCACACATGCAAACCCATTATCTGCTGCAAAATCAATCACTTCTTCAAAACTTAACTCCGGTACGATTGAACTTAAAAAACCTAATTTCATACTGACACCTCCATAGTCTTGTTTTTCTTTCTATCTGCTGACTTTCTCTCTCACGTACAAAATCAACATGAGTAACAAAATAATACCGATACCGGTCCATTTTCCTGCATCTCCCCAGCCATACGCAACAAACAGATTCGTCAAAGTCTGTAAAACCATAGCTCCTAACGCTACATTAATATAATTTGCTTCACCACCTTTTAATGAAACTCCTCCGACTACAACTGCTGCAATACTGGGCATTACATAACTGGATCCCATATCTTTAAACGCCTGTCCCAGATTTCCTAAAAGCAAAAGTCCTATTAGCCCGGCAATCACACCACTTGCAACAAAGGCACAGGTTCTTATCACTTTTACATTTAATCCACATCGAAATGCTGCAAGTTCATTACTTCCAATGCTTTTTAACTTCACACCAATCTTTGTCATCTGTAAAATAACCGTAGCAACCACGATCACTACCAATAACAACCAGATAATATTGGGTACAATTCCAACCTTACCGTTTGCAATTGTGGCAAGAATGGGGGCCGGAGCACCTGTCACTCCATACTTGGAGGAATATACATTTACAATTCCCTGCACCACGCTAGTCATTCCCATCGTTACTACCAAAGACGGTAACTTTGCATAACTGACCAGAAGTCCGTTAATCAA
This window of the Mediterraneibacter butyricigenes genome carries:
- a CDS encoding ABC transporter permease, coding for MTKIFEFNKKTVTALAFIVLLYFIGGISVSGFASPHAMMQMLKFATYIALFALCQLLVTCTGGDIDLSVGYVATLVAVLSAQILKGSNAQLWKAVLIAIAIGGVVGLINGLLVSYAKLPSLVVTMGMTSVVQGIVNVYSSKYGVTGAPAPILATIANGKVGIVPNIIWLLLVVIVVATVILQMTKIGVKLKSIGSNELAAFRCGLNVKVIRTCAFVASGVIAGLIGLLLLGNLGQAFKDMGSSYVMPSIAAVVVGGVSLKGGEANYINVALGAMVLQTLTNLFVAYGWGDAGKWTGIGIILLLMLILYVREKVSR
- a CDS encoding sugar phosphate isomerase/epimerase family protein, with the translated sequence MKLGFLSSIVPELSFEEVIDFAADNGFACVELACWPYGKAARRYAGVTHIDVANLDDEKVAYIKKYTEDRNVTISGIGYYPNPLSSDPEVREVSITHIKECIKGAEKLGVPVVNTFIGKNRTATPEKNWEEFMSVWPDIIAFAEKHKVKIGIENCPMYFRDEWPSGDNLACSPAFWRKMFDAIKSENFGLNYDPSHLVWQRMNYVKPILDFKEKMFHIHIKDAKFYQEKYDEVGMFAPPLDYHAPKLPGQGDINWSEVIAALNDIRYKGAVVIEVEDRAYEDTLQDRLDSILLSKAYMNQFVR
- a CDS encoding Gfo/Idh/MocA family protein, coding for MKKIKVGVIGTGFIGPVHVEAIRRQPNTEVIALSEINEELARAKADSLGIERAYGDYKELIADPDVEVIHICTPNHLHYQIAKEGILAGKHVVCEKPLAMNVEEGKELVELAKEHDVICAMHLNCRTYPLVQQIREMIARGDLGTIFAVNGSYQQDWLFKDTDYSWRLEKQFSGESRAIADIGTHWFDTVESITGLKTEKVCADFETFYKIRKKPLKPVETYSGKVLQPSDYEEVPIDTEDYATVLIKFDNGAHGSFTVNQVAAGRKNRMYFEIYGSKCSVVFDSEEPNQIWIGHRDGNNEIMMKDPSLMYPNVVEYNSYPGGHTEGFADASKQTIRKIYEAIEAGKDSDVYYPKFEDGYRELALCKAIVKSAAEEKWVVVEE
- a CDS encoding PfkB family carbohydrate kinase, translating into MENKKLLQTVAKKMKDRDPKQIKILMGFDGFVDQVLHVVDKRYDAEHFERVNYMEDYGKKICKAAGLSLNVEMVPVQTKLGGNGPIMANSLARHGCKMNYIGSLGKENVHPVFHEFTENVHAISISDPGFTDAIEFLDGKIISGKLETLKEVSWETIVEKVGIKKFAELIEESDLIGFENWTMLLNTTEIWKHIIREIVPNLKKQERKVLFIDLADPEKRMKEDILEALECLKTFDDTFETILGLNEKESYEIAELYGKSKEDFENVLEVAEFLKGQIQISEIVIHPVKEASGCSRKEKASVQGPYCEKPKLTTGAGDNFNAGFILGRMLGFDLEESLLMGTANSGFYVREARSATYQELQQFIENWSENKLEA
- a CDS encoding helix-turn-helix domain-containing protein; this translates as MIWKETGVNKGSYMCFFNLPSSFKAFYYYMVSCGYFLCNESYEVRNDGNRPPLFFYIITGELKLDYQDKHYCAGSNDIVLLNCYRPQSYYCTSDCEFLFFHFDGNTAPELTDHLIDTNGGPIFHLNNASTVYERINKPVMNLCYQEQVSDAALSSLVYSTLCLIQENSLLSSAFRSYSDPVTKVINYIDKNINQHFTLKELSNYVNLSPYHFSRIFKKETGYSPLEYVSVTKINFAKLALRTSDIAISELAISLGYSSSSSFINAFKAQRGVSPNRYRNEYYANVSANQTY
- the deoC gene encoding deoxyribose-phosphate aldolase; the encoded protein is MKKPEKKAADMTVKELASYIDYSVLKPEFTEEEIIDLTKDGVKLGCATICINPGYMELCEPYVKGSETMLCPVTDFPFGTSSTESRVQQIETVAKYDTVKEVDIVINYGKLRSGKVEEIVEDLKACVAAAHKYGRELKVILETDALNIDQVKLGCKCCMDAGVDFVKTSTGFLTGYESHGATPEIIQVIMDEVGDTCKIKGSGCIRTREHFLKLIDMGIDRMGIGYRSVPVVLDLK